One region of Primulina huaijiensis isolate GDHJ02 unplaced genomic scaffold, ASM1229523v2 scaffold11459, whole genome shotgun sequence genomic DNA includes:
- the LOC140965650 gene encoding CASP-like protein 1F1 encodes MRIMDKIKIPATQTQKIFIISQISLRIFVIAATVAAAYVVLTSKQTAVVYGIQVDARYSYTPAFRFLPYVNLIACACSVVSVFVIFFFVNKGVNPKNYFYVFLDDLTITLLLLGGCSAATAIGYVGKYGDERAGWLPICVHFAKFCDKLFISGILTYLSLIFYLFLTVISAHLSSHQIQA; translated from the exons ATGAGGATAATGGACAAAATTAAAATCCCAGCTACCCAAACTCAAAAAATCTTCATTATATCCCAAATATCACTCAGAATTTTCGTTATAGCCGCAACCGTAGCTGCTGCGTATGTTGTTCTAACAAGCAAGCAAACTGCTGTAGTTTATGGGATTCAAGTCGATGCTCGTTATAGCTATACTCCCGCTTTCAG GTTCTTGCCTTACGTGAATTTGATAGCATGTGCCTGCTCAGTTGTATCTGTGTTTGTAATCTTTTTCTTCGTAAACAAGGGGGTGAATCCGAAAAATTACTTCTACGTGTTCCTGGATGATTTG ACGATCACGTTATTGTTGTTGGGTGGATGCTCGGCAGCAACGGCGATAGGTTACGTGGGGAAATATGGGGATGAGAGAGCAGGTTGGTTGCCAATTTGTGTTCACTTTGCCAAATTCTGCGACAAGTTATTCATTTCAGGAATTTTGACTTATTTAAGCCTCATTTTCTATTTGTTCCTTACGGTTATTTCTGCTCATTTATCTTCCCACCAAATCCAAGCTTGA